AGTAAATCGAATTTCGCTTGACTCCATTTTCAGCTACAAAACAAGATATTTTGCTCCTCTCGGAAATAAAAATAGCACGGTCTCCTATGTTCTTCACTTGGACCCATGCATTCTTTGAAGAATCCATCCGAAAAATTATGAAACCATAGACCTTTCTCCTGTACGATCCAAACAACATCTGGTTAACTAATAAGAGCTCACCGCAAGATTCAATGAGATAATCACGGTAACATACTATATCGGCAGGTAATGACTCGTCAAATCTCTCTATTGCCAACTTGGTAAAACGAATTTCTCCACCTACAAACTCAGCGGTATAAGATAAAGAACCTGATATCCCAAAGTATATCAAAAGATAAATTTTTCCTCCATGAAATGTTGCAGATTGAACGTACCCTGTCCCATTTGCTTGAAGGGtttgtttgtaaaaaattttatcacCAAGTTggcaaaaagaaaatgtgaacGTTGGGGGATCAATGAATAGTACGTAGCACTGATTGTAGGGGTCACTTGGTGTTGCCGTCagaatacaaataaaatgatcAGCAATGTCTTCCAATGTCGGAAGTTGCATCATCTCTTTAGAAGTAGGATTCAAAAGACACAAATTCTTTGAATCGATATCCTTTAATACCAACCATCCATCGCAACTAGTGTATATTACTTTATTGCGCATCTCAGGAATGTTTCTGGTGTGAAAATAATCTTTTGATATGCTGAAAAAAGTTTGTCTTTCTTTATCATACCCATCACATATTACTAACCAAGGATATGATTGTGGGTCAGTAGGAGGATAAGAAAGCGTAAGTTGTTTCTCACTGCTCTGTTCTTGCATTTGCTCTTCATGTGCCTGCTCCATTCCTTTAAGACATGATGAAATTAAGTTAATTACTTTTTCACAAgtactatttaaaaaaacaaaaaaacataagaGAAAGTAGAACAATTATACAAAAGAGGTGAGGGGGCGGGCAAGACTAGAGAGATAGATGTTCATGTGATCTACACTACACTCtatatttttacttataaaatgattcttcttctttttttttttttttttatagaaaaattaaaattattcctAATGAAGTAggttgaagaaaaagaagaattttgtCCTGTAATTAAGTCAATAGTTTATTGTGGACTAGAGTTCAATGATAGCTAGTTcactaattgaataaaataatttagaaggTGTATATAAAATTCTAGGAAAGAACAAAACAACCAAGGCAAGAAACTACTTttgattataatatatatatatatacacacacctgGCTTTTGCAAAGTTTTGGCTATTTCAACTCCTTCAATCAATTTCCTGCCCTGAACGCTAGGTTTAAACTTTCAATGGTGAaccaatacatatatatatatatatatatatatatgaatactATTCCTAATACTAGTTGGATTTTGTAAGTCGGTTTATTTTTTAGCTAATAGTAAGTcggtttaattttaatttaattatgtgacacaatatttatttataacaatttataaaaGGCATCTAAACATGATCTTCTCAATCAATGAGAAGATGTTATCTATGTAACTGTGTGAGTTAACTTCTTAATCAagacaagaaattaaaaaaaaaaaaaaaaaaaaaaaaaatcaagtccTACATGGTGAACCTAATATTTTCTACCTAAcctattttgtttaattaattgttCTACTTCTCTTAGGAATTTTTTGCCTTCTATAATATGCTAAACAGTTGAAAGTCCAGTCGGTGCTACACAAAAAAAGcttattttacccaaaaaaaaaattatttaaatttattttacagCCATATTAATTTCTGTATGCTCTTCTTCAAAACCCAATAATAGGGTTGAACccaaatcttattaaaaaagggtaaattataAATATCGCCCCTGTggtataatattaaaatatgaaGAACTCTATTTCTTAGACCTAATTTGATTAATCAGATTtcttaaacaaatattttttttgattaatcagataatcaaatcttaaacagtatcttcaaaacaaaaactctttttttttttttctttggaatggcaaaaaaaaaaaaaaaaaaaaccgtgaGACATGGAATAGATAAACTTTCAATTATTATAGATGGGATCATCCAAAAATTATAGGTAATAATTTTGGTAAATCCtggttctaaacaaaatcattgaccaaaaaacaaacagataaactacaaatccgGTCTAAGAGATTAATCACAAAACACATTCGCAAGACTAAACGTTTATTACTACTAACAGGGTCGGCCTTTCCCTTAGGCgagttaggcaattgcctaaggcccccaagtggaaggggccccaaaattttagaaaagaaccgggtagtagaggaaaaaaaaaaatagtttcaaatgaattacaaaaataatctggcacatccttttaaccaaaaaaaacaaaaattttggtaaatcctattaaacattggttctaaacaaaatcattgaccaaaagacaaaccaaaaatcaaccagataaactacaaatccggtctaaaataatttagaaggTGTATATAAAATTCTAGGAAAGAACAAAACAACCAAGACAAGAAACTACTTTtgattatgatatatatatacacacacctgGCTTTTGCAAAGTTTTGGCTATTTCAACTCCTTCAATCAATTTCCTGCCCTGAACGCTAGGTTTAAACTTTCAATGGGGGTGAaccaatacatatatatatatatatatatatatatatatttatatgaataCTATTCCTAATACTAGTTGGATTTTGTAAGTCGGttgatttttttgctaataGTAAGTcggtttaattttaatttaattatgggacacaatttttatttataacaatttataaaaGGCATCTAAACATGATCTTCTCAATCAATGAGAAGATGTTATCTATGTAACTGTGTGAGTTAACTTCTTAATCaagacaagaaatttaaaaaaaaaaaaaaaaaaattcaagtccTACATGGTGAACCTAATATTTTCTACCTAAcctattttgtttaattaattgttCTACTTCTCTTAGGAATTTTTTGCCTTCTATATATGCAGGGCCGGCCCTTCCCTTAGGCgagttaggcaattgcctaaggcccccatGTGGAAGGgggccccaaaattttagaaaagaaccaACCGGGtagtagaggaaaaaaaaaaaaatatatatatatatatatatatttagtttcaaatgaattacaaaaataatctggcacatccttttaaccaaaaaaacaaaaattttggtaaatcctattaaacattggttctaaacaaaatcattgaccAAAAAACAACcagataaactacaaatccgatctaagagattaaccacaaaacaatcacaaatcaaaaccctaaaaattttacctttctctctagtctctgctctccgcctctctctagtctccagtCTCCAGTCTCCACTGTTCAGTCTGTTCTCATCTGCTCAACAGAAAACAGCTCAAGGCTCAAGCAAGGCAGCAAGCTTGAAGCTCCTCCGCCTGGACCGCCTCAGCCTCTCTCTGATCCTCTGCTCTCCGCCTCGCTCAAGTCTCAACTGCTCACCTCACCGTATCAGGTTCTGAGGTTCAGGAATcaggtataaaattataaatatttgggcttttatttgttaagaactTAAGATAACTTTGTTTATTTGGGCCCTCCCTGTCCCTGGCTGcttttgtaactttgtttatCACTTATCAGTTTATCATTGTGGCTGCCTGGACCCTCCCTGGACTGGGCGTTAAGTTTGGGCCTtcaagtttttccttttttttttttttaaaagcctgcattttttttttttttttggtgggacttattattagcaaaaaaataaaccgACTTACAAAATCCAACTAGTATTAGGAATagtattcatatatatatatatatatatatgtatgtatgtattggtTCACCCCCATTGAACGTTTAAACCTAGCGTTCAGGGTAGGAAATTGATTGAAGGAGTTGAAATAGCCAAAACTTTGCAAAAACcaggtgtgtgtatatatatatatatatatcataatcaAAAGTAGTTTCTTGCCTTGGTTGTTTTGTTCTTTCCTAGAATTTTATATACAccttctaaattattttattcaattagtgAACTAGCTATCATTGAACTCTAGTCCACAATAAACTATTGACTTAATTACAGGacaaaattcttctttttcttcaaccTACTTCATTaggaataattttaatttttctgcaTGACTCGCCTCAGGGAAGGGCCGGCCCTGGCtatacaaatatatttatatttatatatacatatatatatatatatatatttcttttactgtcaaaattattatttgaatttattttacaGCCATATATTAATTTCTGCATGCTCTTAGCTACTCCAGTGGAGTAGCTACTAGCTaagtatattaattaataatcttgctaaaaaaaagtatattaatCATCTAGGAAcatagattattatttttaattcataGTAATTAGGAACATAGATCTTTGAATATACTTTGAACTACATAAActatttatataaacttatttatttgaaagaaaatatatgtttagTTACTTATTTGACAAAGACCTTTAAAATTGTGTATGAAATTTGGATGTGAATGGGAGgtcttttattcaatttaattaaataaaaaatag
The DNA window shown above is from Quercus lobata isolate SW786 chromosome 7, ValleyOak3.0 Primary Assembly, whole genome shotgun sequence and carries:
- the LOC115951273 gene encoding F-box protein At2g26160-like, giving the protein MGQGGEIRFTKLAIERFDESLPADIVCYRDYLIESCGELLLVNQMLFGSYRRKVYGFIIFRMDSSKNAWVQVKNIGDRAIFISERSKISCFVAENGVKRNSIYFTMTSSRFLYVFDLEDDTITKFLPCPTVACRELDLDWVILK